One Salvia miltiorrhiza cultivar Shanhuang (shh) chromosome 6, IMPLAD_Smil_shh, whole genome shotgun sequence genomic window, AGTTGGTCAGGTTGTAGTCGATGTTGCTGACGTACACCGTCGATTTCGACGGCGCCAGCCCTCCGCTTCCGCCGCCGCGCGAGGATTTGGATGCGCCGGTGGACGGCGTCgcctcggcggcggcggaggagtaGCGGTAGAAGAAGGTATCGTCCTCTTCGTCGTCGCTCTGGTTTCTCTTCCGAGGCATCTTTTCTTttaccttatttttttttttggaggaaaTGATTATTTTGCCCATTACTTATTGAGCTATGAATTTCAAGCTAAAGTCGCACTTGTTTTTTTGCTATATTTTTAAGTCGCACTTgttatgaagaaatataatattttaaaagtattaattttgggtaaatatcactttaaaccccaaattattttcgcactatcaattatatcctgaactatcgaaaataattttttaaaccttgaactatcaattttatatcaattgtGACATTCGTTCATTTTTTAGTTCTaaaaatttgacgtggctcATCGGATATTACAATGTATTTAGAAATTAGAATCATTCTTTTTTaacctatattatataaaacgacgtgattatatgcattactcattaaaaattcaaaggatgaaaaatagataaagggtacaattgatacaaaattgatagttgaaggtttaaaaaaatattttcaatagttcagaatataattgatagttagtttggggtttaaagtgatatttaaacattaatttttcacaaaaatatataaaaaaggcaaaagaaaaacaataaataaaaaaataatcgaaaaataaagaaaataccgaaaggaaaaaaaaaccaaaatatataaaataatacaaaagaaaaacagtagaattaaaaaaaatgcaatagaaaaacagtaaaaaaaaaatcaaactagGGCTAAGTGGCACTACGAATCTCAAATTATCAAACTACGGCTTCTAGAATTGCATTAGACCATCTCCAATGTTACTGCAATCCATCCCATTTTGCGTTTATTATCAAATTTTGAACAGTAGAATAGCATATTTGCGTTTCTATTGTTCCAAACGCAAACACCTTTTTCAATTTCTGAAATATTGAATTCTAAGtcccaaatttttttattagaatAACAGAAAAGGGAAGAGAAATACCGtaatgatgaagaagaagaagcttcgAGGAGAAAAAGAAGAGTGGCGGCTCTGAAGACTTAAGAGGAGAAATCTCGATGAGCGGCGCGGCGGTTCTGATCGAAAGTCTAGGGATTCTttagtattttataattttatttttattttatgaatttaattaattttatttaatgtgGGCTTATATGTATTGGGCTATTGATTTAGTTTTAGTAAACCCAATGAAGGCCTGTAATTATTCATTCAAAAacgtggatttttttttttgagggacaAAAACGTGATTATTAGTATGATTTAATCTATTTGtagtactatattaaaaagttatggttccaattttgaaattaatttcaaattaaatttaaaattgagtgttaagtgtgtaggtaaaaaagtaaaaaagtgataaaataggaaagagaatgtaataaagtgaaaaaataggaaatagaaagtgataaaataggagagaaaagataataaagtgataaggTACGAGAGAGAAAGGTAATTAAGAACCCTTATTGTTTAGTTAATTGTTACAACTATATTTAGAAAaatgtcaagattcatgggacggcccaaaaagggatatgtgtcaagattcgttggacggagggaatatattttttcttgtgttaataggcaaaatgCCCACATCCTTAAATTTGATAGTAAAAATGCCCTAAGTTATAAAACAAACCATTCTATGCCttaattatgtgaagtaccaattttaccctttgatgttgatggatttgcttggttttttgtgaaagtcttacacatttgaccgatttgacagtcatcagtcataaaagtcaacgatttgacagctatcaatcaACAGTACATATGACCAGTGATTTtaccggtcggacacatgatctgggtggctagatcatgtgtctgCCCGATGAAATCATGTCTCCGCCCGAacggacacataatttcactAGGCGGACACATGTATTattgactgatagttgtcaaatcggtcaaatgtgtaagactttcatagaaaaccaagcaaacccatcaaatcaaagggtatttaaaTAATAGGGCATATAatgtttatgtttataaaagatgGCATTTTTACTATAGAACTTAACGAGtagggcattttaaattttcactcttttttctttctatttaatttttttcttttctttctatttaatttttttcttatcttcttatttttttttgttttatttctgtctaaattgtgaaattcgactaattataaaatatttaatatgcatatcaaattaaatattacgATAAGAGCTttcatttgatatattttatttaatattttgtttaaaatgtaaaattttacTAAAAgattaaactttaaaaaaaaaatctcatatttttttgaataaatccaTTTTTCAAATCttctttgtttttgttgttttgtattttcataatatcaaattttattatattattgtgaattcttcttatTTTTGCAATATTtagttcaaatatattcaagGGATAAGTATCAATTTCACCTCTAACGTGGAGGCCCTTGGAACGTTTAGCACCCTATGGGtaggggtgtgtcaactaagctcCTGAAATACCTATTTTTCTTCTATTAAGTCATCCGACTTAACGgagagttaacaccgttaactatttttattttttttatttttttattttgttggtggtgggacccacaccttcttcttcaccaaacTCGTCGGAAACCTAATCCACGGGGCTGATTAACTTGATTTTCGTAACCACTCTCTTCATCAACCCTAAATTCACAAAATTCGAATGCCTTGGGCTCACATTCTTCCCATTCACCAGAGAGAAATCTGCCATGTTCGATCGAGTATGCAGCGGCGCGGCAAACCTCGCCGGCCCTCAATGGCGACGGAGGTGGCGGGCTTGGATAGTGGAAGCTAGGGCCCAGGCAGTGACTGGTCGGGGTGGAGACCACTCCATTCGTGACCTTTCCGAGCTAGCTTGACACTTGATTTGTTGATCCACCGTCGGTCTTGGGAGGGGGATGAATTGTGGTGCCTAGTCCTAATTTCGTGAGATTCTGAGGACTCTTGTCTGCTTTGCAATAATGTACCTGCACATtttcattcacaacaaaaaaGGAAAATCAAAACCCCTAAATTGATGGGAACAACCATGGAAATGCATTGATATTTACGAAATTGAGAATAAAGGGTGGGTGGGAGGATTTGTCTCGGAAGCAGGTGATTTGCAGGTCTGTGGATTTGATCTCGCGGCGTATCTCTCTAATTGCTTTGGCTAAGACGACGGGCTCTGTACCGGTTGGATGAGGCGTCGGGACGCGCTTGACAAGCCGACTTCATGGATTTGCAGGAAAACGTAGAGAATCGTCTGGATTTACTAGGAGTTGTCGGAAATCGTCGGGCAACGCGAAAGATTCTCACGTGTCTCCAAATCTAGTCTACTCCTTTAGGCTTTACTCTTGCCGGAATCTAGGCTGGAGATTTCATCGTGTCACAGAGAAGGGGAAGTTGCCGAAATCGGCGAAGACAGCGATCTTAACTGGCACCTGCacttagggatgtcaatcaggCAAGCCCAACAGATTTTGGGTCAGTCCTATCGGATTTCGGGGTTAATCGGGTTGaggattttgtcgggttataaattttcaacctgAACCCTAAACGTTTGGGTTTCGGGTtggcccatcgggctaatcaggttataggcgtaaaaataaaataattatttgtattttgttatttttaatgatacatgtataaaatatacatagaaatcaaaggtATAAATTAGGGGTTATTGCCGGaaaatacatgtagtttgtcaattttctggtttataacatgactttttaatttgaccagaaaatacatcaattttcaatttaattgcaattataacatgactttatagtctgacaataaaatacaccaagtttcaatttattctcaattataacatgaccttatttagattatttttcatcatagatgtattaatatttattgtatttatattaaattgttaagtataaaatattgttaattaactgattaatttttataaaaattaagttagatgattaattgtttcataatatatatatatatatatattgatggtttaaaaatacatatatatatatatatatatatatatatatatatatatatatatataaagtcatgttataaaccagaaaattgacaaactacatgtattttCCAGCAATAACCcctataaattatatagcaagcatgaaaagcaaaaatataagatattgaagaacaaaaattaatattaacatataaaataagttggttacaataaaatgttcaactttgttaaagaaaaaaacaataaaatatccaacaataatTTAAACTAATAGAATTAAAGCatcttaaaaatacaaaaaaaataaaatgatggggctttataatattttgtcattttttaattttatatctaaatatctTATGTTAAgttttcgggtttcgggctagcccatcgagTGTCGGGTTAATTGGTTACAGGCTAGTcgggttgtaatttttatcggaTTGAAAATTTTCATCCCTAACCTCTCGAATTGATGGGTTAATCGGGTCAACCCACGGGTTTCAGACttaattgacatccctactgaACTGTTTGCGGCGGTGGCTTGTGCTGTGATTGTCGATGAAGACAGAGAGAACAAAGCGAGGatgatgataaaaaaaatataaaaaataaaaatgattaacgGTGTTCACTCTTCGTTAAGTCGGAGGGCTTAATTGGAGGAAAATAAGTACTTCAGcagcttagttgacacacccctgtCCATAGGGTGCTAAACGTTCCAAGGGTCTCCACGTTAGAGgtgaaattgatacttaaccctatattcaattaaaattgatttttttattaatttataaatatgataattaaatcagtattaattttatacaaatataaaaatataataatgttTCTCAAGCATTGTACAGGAAACAAATGCTAGTTatatatgaaattagtaatTGAATTCTTTTGGAGGTGGATGTATGATATAGAAGAAATGTATAAGTATCATtgaaaactataaaaaaatcaaaattaaatacaGTATTAACAGGGTTCAAAGTAAATTAAATACACAACAAATATTCAATGGTTGAAATAAGTGATAAATACAACTTTCAAATGGATCGCAATTAGGGACTATGACTACCACTACCAAGTTACCAACACAACCTGAAGTTCATGAATCGCATATTCATTACAAATCACTTTGGAGCCTCAGGTAGTTGTCCAATTTTATTATTTGTGAAAATTATCTTATGGAATCCTATATTCGTACAAACTTGAATTTAATCTCTTCTAGATTGAGATTGATTCATTTATGTTTGCCTCTATTTACCTATCTGCAACAAATTTACCGTACCTTAATCGCCCTTCTCCATTTACTGTacgtcatattttttttataactacatattttttttcaaaaatatttaattttagcaTTTCTTTGTAGTCAATTTAATTTAACTCCAACTTTTGCGTATGTTACTCATTACCACGCTGATACTGAGACTAAAATTCATAGCTTTTAAGTATTTTACTTGTGTTAAATTActtgaaataaatttatttgcatTTGGGAACCTAAATTGAAAATTGCTTTTAAATACTACTTCTGACAATTTTAGAATTTGGGTGTTAGATCTACTTGTAACACtaatttatatttgatattCTTGCAAGAATATGGATAGATCAAATTTAGTAGAGCATACACCTAAAGATTGATGGAAGATTGAATGTTTGATAATTGTTGTACTGAAATGTTATTTTGATTAGTTTGAAACTtctctttatttataaatctgatggattgtaaagttttgaatgTTATGGTTTGTATTGAGAATTTAAATAGTGGAATCATCAAACAAGCATGTATTATTGTGTGTTTTTATTAGGTAGATGTATTGAAATATATccttatattatttaattattttacacaTTTTTTCCTTTACAATTTCGAATCCAATCGAATAGCTTGAAAAATGAACCGAATAttcaaaattttttatttagaataATTTCAGAAAACGAATCAAATACTCGAATCGAAGCGAATAATTTGAAAATCAATTAGAATCGAATATCGAATCACATTTAGAATTCGAAATCAAATCGAATATACGAATAATAtcacgaatacgaatcgaatattgAGATATTCGACAGTATTCGATTAGATTACAACCCTACTCCAAAGTGCTCAGCTGATTGTTATCATTACCAACATTAGTCACAATTAACATAACAAGAAACATAGTAAAAAATGACCAAATAAGGATATGCCATACCTAGCTGCCGTAGAATGTCGGATAATGTTGCCTGCATTGTAAGTTGTAAATAATTATCAAACATTAACAACTTGCAATGATATGAATACAGTTTTAGTTGGACTTACTGTATTAAAATCAACTTCCTTCAGCATATCTGCCACTACAGAATGCATTTCTTCTCTGCTAGGCTGattttcaatattaaattaaggacaaattaaataacaaaacaaGGATTTGAATGTAGATTACAACATAGTTAAAAGTGACATTAGGAATATTTTCTCCATGCAGCATGACAAAAAACTAAGTTTGTTGATAAAAAATACGTACCTTGTACCTTTTCTGAAGTCTTGTGGATGCACCCTTTGTCGGGACTTCGTTGCCTTCCTCACTTTCCTTGTCATCCTTTTTCTTCTTACTCGAGGGTGTCTTAACTTTACGCTTTGATTCAGCTTCGCATTCTTTCTTTGATGTTGAACTCGAATGTTTTTTAGTAGATTTACCAGTTTTTGATGCTGCTTCGTGGCTTCCTTTACCAACAGACTTAGACTTCAATTCAGCCTTCGCTGTATCTTTCTTTCCACTTTTCTTAGAAGAACTTTTCTCAACATCCAAATGCTTTCCAGGTTCATCTTCATCGCCATCCGTTCCTTCTTCTGAGTGGTGCTCTTCCTGTTCACTTTCTGCTTTACGAACTGTGTCGTCGTCATCATGATCAGCTTCACTTTGTGAAGACTTACTTttgtcatcatcatcatcttcctcttcttcttcgatAGAAGGCTTTGACTTCTTCCCAGATTCAGAATCCGACTTTTGTTTCTACATGTCAGATAAGAGCAATGAACAGCAGTAACACGAGGTATATGCACAAGGATACCGTGCAAGGGACAATTACAAATCGTTACATACTTAGCAAGCCAAGCCATATTACTAATGACGCAAGACTCGAACCTCGGGATATGACAATTCTAAGTCTGAAGTATAGCACATAACCATCTTTTACCACCAATATCAATTTATCAACCCACAAGCCCCAAAAaacaatactccctctgtcccgaaATAGTATGCACATTTTTCCCAACATGGATTTAATGTTAGTTGAGTGTGTTGtgggtggagaaagggacccacagcAGGTATTTGTTGTAAAAACATTAAGATATTGAGTTTACAAAATAAGGGGTAGTGTTCAAAATTAGAAAATGCATACTTTTCTGGGATGGACAAAAATGGCAATAAATGCATacttttgtgggacggagggagtatgaactAATGCATCATGAAGAAAAGCAACAAGCTAAACATAAACTCTAGGCATCCGAAACTTACACTTGTTACTAGAAATGGCATGGCATAAAGTTTAACAAGTTGCTGTTAAATAAATGCATCTCATAAAGGATTTAAGCCTGTAAATCAAAACTAAAAGGAGAACCATTATACAGATACATCTACAAATAGTATGCATACTGAACCTGGATTCTGATACAGGTAATTAGCTGTAGAATAACGCAACAAAAATTGGCAAGATAAGAGCAACAAGTATACGAGGATCCACCAAGTCTCAGATGATATCATAGATATATTCTAAAGTTTCGGCCATATTAAAGATAAGTGATAAAACATGCAAACAATTAGAATTGTATAAATTTATGGTCCTTCTCTTtcatgattttttaattaaaaattttatacaCAAGCCAAATGTAATAAAACATTAAGGAGTGCTTGGTTAGGGGCAGTGCTCCAAGGAAATGGGTATGAGAAGGAAAATATTTCAATTATGAAGTCCAAAATCAAATTAAgtaatgaaattttattttcctCCCCATAGCCCACACAAACTCAAACATATTGATATTGCCATTGAGAAATTTGAACCTAGCAGtgcctaaaaaaataatttgaaaagaCTGCCTTCAATGACATTGagactaaaataaattattatgaGTTCAATCCTGAGCTTTGCATTAACAGTAACCAATCAAGATAGCTCTGCAAATTAGAAAGAGAAAGCCCCACCTTTTTTGATTTACCAGCAGTCACATTAGAAGAACTAGGACTTTTGCTTGTTGATCCCCTTCCCTTTCGCTTCTTACCCTTCAGATGATGTGTTGTCAGGTAAACAATTTCAGTTAATGGCTAAAATGTTTAATCATATGAATAATAATAGTGTAAGACGGTACAACATAAAAGACCAGAGACAGATTTACCTTATCCTTGTCAGCAAGCTAGCGATCTGTAGTAGCATGTGGAGATTCCAAGAAGTCCAACAACTTTGTAGTAAGTTCTTCCTAAATAACAGAGTTTGCAATTATACAAGGATGTTCTAGAAATTTCATAACCGGATACTGTAAGATATTACCAACGTCGTTAAGTCGTACACTACCAACATCGAAGGGAAGAAGACGAGGTAGCTCTTGACGTTCATCATTTGtcgtctccatcttttcctgcTTCATCCCCAGAGCCGGCCTcctcttcatcttcctcatcaGACATGCTTTCTATTACTTCAGTAAGTATTTCTTTAACTTCTGCTTTCCTATGCATCAGATTTACTCCAAAGTGCTCAGCTGATTGTTACCATTACCAACATTAGTCACAATTAACAGAACAAGAAACAGAGTAGTAAGAAATGACCAATTACGGTTATATGCCATACCTAGCTGCCGAAGAATGTCGGATAACGTTGCCTGCATTGTAAGTTGTAAATAATTATCAAACATTAACAACTTGCAATGATATGAATAGGGTTTTAGTTGGACTTACTGTATTAAAATCTACTTCCTTGAGCATATCTGCCACTACAGAATGCAATTCTTCTCTGCTAGGCTGCTTTTCAGCTGATGCTGATACTCCCAATTTCCCTGCCATTTGAATGTAGGTTACAACATAGTTAAAGGTGACATTAGGAAGATTTTCTCCATGCAGCATGACTAAAAACTAAGTTTGTTGATAAAAAATACGTACCTTGGTCCTTTTCTGAAGACTTGCTTGGCTTTTTCTTGCTTGCAGATGCACCCTTTGTCGGGACTTCATTGTCTTCCTCACTTTCCTTGTCGTCCTTTTTCTTCTTACTTGAGGGTGTCTTAACTTTACGCTTTGACTCGGCTTCggatttttctttgatgttGAACTCGAAGGTTTTTTAGTAGATTTACCAGTTTTTGATGCTGTTTCATGGCTTCCTTTACCAACAGACTTAGACTTCAACTCAGTCTTCGCTGTATCTTTCTTTCCACTTTTCTTTAGAAGAACTTTTCTCAACATCCATATGCTTTCCAGGTTCATCTTCATCACCATCTGTTCCTTCTTCTGAGTGATGCTCTTCCTGTTCACTTTCTGCTTTAGGAACTGTGTCGTCGTCGTCATGATCAGCTTCACTTTGCGATACAAGGCTTTGACTTCTTCCCAGATTCAGAATCCGACTTTTGTTTCTACATGTCAGATAAGAGCAATGAACAGCAGCAAAACGAGGTATATGCAGAAGGATATTGTGCAAGGGACAATTACAAATTATTACATACTTAGCAAGCCAAGCCATATTACTAATGACACAAGACTCGAACCTCAGGATATGACAATTCTAAGTCTGAAGTATAGCACATAACCATCTTTTACCACCAATATCAACCCACAGGCCCCAAAAaacaatactccctctgtcccgaaATAGTATGCACATTTTTCCCGACACGGATTTAATGTTAGTTGAGTGTGTAGTAGAGAAAGAGGCCAACATTATTTGTagtgttgtgagtggagaaagggacccacaactGGTATTTGTTGTAAATAGGTTGAGATATTGAGTTTACAAAATAAGGGGTAGTGTTCAAAATTAGAAAATGCATACtcttgtgggacggagggagtatgaactAATGCATCATGAAGAAAAGCAACAAGATAAACATAAACTCTAGGCATCCAAAACTTACACTTGTTACTAGAAATGGCATGGCATAAAGTTTAACAAGTTGCTGTTAAATAAATGCATCTCAGAAAGGATTTAAGCCTGTAAATCAAAACTGAAAGGAGAACCATTATACAGATACATCTACAAATAGTATGCATACTGAACCTGGATTCTGATACAGGAAATTGGCTGTAGAATAACGCAACAAAAATTGGCAAGATAAGAGCAACAAGTATACGAGGATCCACCAAGTCTCAGATGATATCATGGATACATTCTAAAGTTTCAGCCATATTAAAGATAAGTGATAAAAGATGAAAACAATTAGAATTGTATAAATTTATGGTGCTTCTCTTtcatgattttttaattaaaaaatttatacacTAGCCAAATGTAATAAAACATTAAGGAGTGCTTGGTTAGGGGCAGTGCTGCAAGGAAATGGGTATGAGAAGGAAAACATTTCAATTGATAGTGCTTGTTATGAAGTCCAAAATCAAATTAAgtaatgaaattttattttcctCCCCATAGCCCACACAAACTCAAACATATTGATATTGCCATTGAGAAATGTGAACCTAGCAGtgcctaaaaaaataatttgaaaagaCTGCCTTCAATGACATTGAGACTAAATAAATTATGATGAGTTCAATCCTGAGCAATGTTGTGAAAATCGCTTGAGGCGGCCGCCTTGAGGCGCACCTCAAGGCGAGGCGTCACACAATCCGCTTCGAAATTGCGCTTTTATTGATTTTTCAATACTGAGCGCCTTTTCTTATCGAGGCGCCGCCTCAAGGCTCTGAGGCAGTAAGGTGGTTAGAGAGGCTAGTATGAGGCGGTGATGATATCTTTATTAAACTATCCTTTTTTAGATTGCAATTTGTTGTCAGCCGCAATTTTATTAAAGTCAGCCGCAATTTTGCTATCAAAATGGGCCCACTAAAACCCATTATAATATAACCTTAATCATATATTCAAGTATCAGTAAATAATAACTTTGCTTGACAAGTCAAGAGAAATGAGCAGCAGCCAACGCCCATCTCCTCATTTTGACAGCAGCTTTCTCAGCCTCTCTTGGTTCAGTTTCAAAATTTAAGACTTATAAACTTATGAACTCTTTTCagcttttattttgattattttaaaacttataAACTCATGATTCAGatattttattatgatttttttttctcgatGTGAGGCTTACGCCTCAACCCGCCTCAAGGCTTACTGCCTCGCCTCAACGAGGCAAAACGCCTCAATCCCGCCTTAAGCTTTTCACAACATTGATCCTGAGCTTTGCATTAACAGTAACCAATCAAGATGGCTCTGCAAATTAGAAAGAGAAAGCCCCACCTTTTTTGATTTACCAGCAGTCGCATTAGAAGAACTAGGACTTTTGCTTGTTGATCCCCTTCTCTTCCGCTTCTTAACCTTCAGATGATGTGTTGTCAGGTAAACAATTTCAGTTAATGGCTAAAATGTTTAATCATATGAATAATAATGGTGTAACATGGTACAACATAAAAGACCAGAGAGATTTACCTTATCCTTGTCAGCAAGCAAGCGATCTGTTGTAGCATGTGGAGATTCCAAGAAGTCCAACAACTTTGTAGTAAGTTCCTCCTAAATAACAGAGTTTGCAATTATACAGGGATGTTCTAGAAATTTCATAACTGGATACTGTAAGATATTATCTTCTTTGTAGACGCTTTGTTCACGGAAATATTGAGAATATCACATAAATccagcaattttttttaacacaTTTTTCTAATTTCTCCTTGACTTTTGCGCTCTGCTTTTCCTGATGAAAACAAtggtaaaattaattaattgtgatTAACCAATAGAGAATAATTGctgaattaaaaattaaattagagcaaaacataaatgaaaaagaaattggAAAAGATGCCCATATAAGCACAACAACCAACAGTCATCCCCATCATCCAATATTCTGAACATATACTTTTGTTACTGCAAAAAAATTGCTTTGTTTATACCATACATTTTGCCATTTTAGTTGTAAGTGatggaataaaataaatatgaagccACAAAATGTTACCTGTTGAAATTTTGATTTACAAAACTGAAATGCAGCATATAAAAGACACTGTTATTGTTATCAAGCTTAACTTATTTGATCCCCTATAATATTACTCTTGGAAAATATGAACTCTTCATAAATTCCTAAAAACTTATAAGATGTGAAATTCCCATATATCATTACATGTTCCCAAGTGTTTTAAGATTGGGAACAAGCTCTAGAATATCACTGGTATCTAACTACCTCAAAATTCAATTTTATGCTACCAGTATGTCGTGTAATATTCAAGTCACCCAAATGCATGTAAACTGCACAAGTCTTCAAATGCACTGAGGTTAATCAGAGattaacataaaattttattacTCTCAAGAATTCCTCTCCTagaggtattttttttattttcttattaaaatAACAAGGGTTACAAGAATCAAATAGTGAATAATATTGGTTTTATTAATGTTGCCCACCTGAAACTTCAAGAATTAGGACCTAGCAAAAGCTATAGAAGTGTCTTTCATCTTGTACACAAATGCTCTATGGATCAGTGAAATAGAATAGGCATTCACAACATTACTCAACAAGCAGTTGGAATCTTATACAGAAAGAAATTATGAGTCCTTACTGTAAACACTCCAAACTACTCAGCTTGTGTAAGACTTTTCTTTTGTAGGCTTTGaccaaaactaaaatattcaAAAAACAACCATGAGTGTTAACTCACTGAActcataaaaagaaaatatgaaaaggTTACCTCATTCTCAACCCATACAAAACCAGAAAAGAGGCCTATATTTTTCTTCAGTGTGTGCACctagaaattatatatatatatatatatatatatatatatatatatatatatatatatatatatatatatatataaaagcatcAGGATAAAAGATACCTAAAATGCTTAGAATAAAACACTCAAAATGCTCATTTAAAAAGTTTAGGCTG contains:
- the LOC130987866 gene encoding LOW QUALITY PROTEIN: DEK domain-containing chromatin-associated protein 1-like (The sequence of the model RefSeq protein was modified relative to this genomic sequence to represent the inferred CDS: inserted 4 bases in 3 codons; deleted 1 base in 1 codon), whose protein sequence is MATEKEDVDVDGSEKQEKDAKPNEAEEEGLQEEAGRGEEEKVEKKEEVLGEEGQDEKAEVSEAKEEEVKAEESEGSEEGKMDEEEEEVEGKGEDEGDKGKKMEGEESEKNNENLKKRSRKDRKAEANKELESPRTPDSERQTRERKTVERFMVGESPKASASKTSSVEKGQGTQLKDIPNVAFTLSKRKADENLQLLHSVLFGKKSKVHTLKKNIGLFSGFVWVENEEKQSAKVKEKLEKCVKXKLLDLCDILNISVNKASTKKEELTTKLLDFLESPHATTDRLLADKDKVKKRKRRGSTSKSPSSSNATAGKSKKKQKSDSESGKKSKPXVSQSEADHDDDDTVPKAESEQEEHHSEEGTDGDEDEPGKHMMLRKVLLKKSGKKDTAKTELKSKSVGKGSHETASKTGKSTKKPSSSTSKKXSEAESKRKVKTPSSKKKKDDKESEEDNEVPTKGASASKKKPSKSSEKDQGKLGVSASAEKQPSREELHSVVADMLKEVDFNTATLSDILRQLAEHFGVNLMHRKAEVKEILTEVIESMSDEEDEEEAGSGDEAGKDGDDK